The Castor canadensis chromosome 8, mCasCan1.hap1v2, whole genome shotgun sequence genome contains a region encoding:
- the Tmbim6 gene encoding bax inhibitor 1, with amino-acid sequence MNVFDRKINFDALLKFSHITPSTQQHLKKVYASFALCMFVAAAGAYVHVVTHFIQAGLLSALGSLGLMIWLMATPHSHETEQKRLGLLTGFAFLTGVGLGPALELCIAINPSILPTAFMGTAMIFTCFTLSALYARRRSYLFLGGILMSAMSLMLLSSLGNLFFGSIWLFQANLYMGLVVMCGFVLFDTQLIIEKAENGDKDYIWHCIDLFLDFVTLFRKLMMILAMNEKDKKKEKK; translated from the exons ATGAATGTATTTGATCGGAAGATCAACTTTGATGCCCTCTTAAAATTTTCTCATAT AACCCCCTCAACACAGCAGCACCTAAAGAAGGTCTATGCCAGTTTTGCCCTCTGTATGTTTGTTGCGGCTGCGGGTGCCTATGTCCACGTTGTCACTCATTTCATTCAG GCTGGCCTGCTCTCTGCCTTGGGCTCCCTGGGGTTGATGATTTGGCTGATGGCAACACCTCATAGCCATGAAACTGAACAGAAAAGACTGGGACTTCTTACTGGATTTGCTTTCCTTACAG GAGTTGGTCTGGGCCCTGCTCTGGAGTTGTGCATTGCTATCAATCCCAG CATCCTTCCCACTGCCTTCATGGGCACAGCGATGATCTTCACCTGCTTCACCCTGAGTGCACTGTACGCCAGGCGCCGGAGCTACCTCTTTCTGGGAG GTATATTGATGTCAGCCATGAGCCTGATGCTCTTGTCTTCCCTGGGAAACCTTTTCTTTGGATCCATTTGGCTTTTCCAG GCAAACTTGTATATGGGGCTGGTGGTCATGTGTGGCTTTGTCCTTTTTGATACTCAGCTCATTATTGAAAAGGCTGAAAATGGAGATAAGGATTATATCTG GCACTGCATTGATCTCTTCTTAGATTTTGTTACTCTCTTCAGAAAACTCATGATGATCTTGGCTATGAATGAGAAG gacaagaagaaagagaagaagtga
- the Nckap5l gene encoding nck-associated protein 5-like has product MSEAMDQPTGGPGHPRPGAGDDGSMEPSTCQELLHRLRELEAENSALAQANENQRETYERCLDEVANHVVQALLNQKDLREECIKLKKRVFDLERQNQMLSALFQQKLQLTTGSLPEIPLTPLQPPSEPPASPSLNAAEGPATSLPLGHCAGQREVCWEQQLRPGGPGPPPAPPPALDALSPFLRKKAQILEVLRALEETDPLLLCSPATPWRPPGQGPSSPEPINGELCGPPQPEPSSWPPYLLLGPGNLGGLLHWERLLGGPEEEEGARQPWGPSRAPPPAQGPNSGPHCAPGSSSSSSSDEAGDPNEAPSPDTLLGALAHKQLNLGQLLEDTETYLQAFLAGAAGTLNGDHPGPGQSTSPDQRPPQLSKFKGLPKSAWGGGTPETNRLGFGATSEGQGPLPFLSMFVGSGDAPLGSRPGHLHSSSQVKSKLQIGPPSPGEAQGSLLPSPARGLKFLKLPPASEKIPSPGGPQLSPQLSRNSRIPCRNSGSDGSPSPLLARRGLGGGELSPDGAQGLPNSPSPCSMIPDSAQLRPPQSALSTTLSPGSVVSPCYENILDLSRSTFRGPSPEPPSSSLQVPTYSELTLEVPQASEVLRSPGVLPSPCLPESCSYGSPQEKSLDKTGSESPHPGRRTPGSSSKKPSQGSGRRPGDPGYIPLRDRLAALGKLKTGPEGPLGPEKNGVPAKPSTEKSRGPGRSGESTGDMVPPTTRPLEQPEAKGVLRGAVALGTSSLKQQESGLGDPGARVYSSHSMGARVDLEPVSPRSCLTKVELAKSRLAGALCPQVPRIPAKVPTSAPSLGKPSKSPHSSPTKLPSKSPTKVVPRPGGPQVTKESPKLDKGKGQPWADCDSSTGQPTSPVPGSADPSQGPEGPAPHSAIEEKVMKGIEENVLRLQGQERAPGSEAKHRNTSSIASWFGLKKSKLPALNRRTEATKSKEGASGGSPHRKEVKMEARKLEAESLNISKLMAKAEDLRRALEEEKAYLSSRARSRPGAPATGASPSLGQVQGQLAGMYQGADTFMQQLLNRVDGKELPPKSWREPKPEYGDFQPVSTDPKSPWPACGPRNGLVGPLQGCGKPPRMPSSEPGGREEMPSEDSLAEPVPTAHFTACSSLTRTLDSGIGTFPPPDHGSSGTPSKNLPKTKPPRLEPPPGVPPTRPPALTKVPRRAHTLEREVPGIEELLVSGRHPSMPAFPALLATTPGHRGHQTCPDDPCEHPGPAPPVQLAKNWTFPNTRAASSSTDSFLCPPRQLEGLPRNPMALPVDRKRSLEPSHPSSMPQGPAFGGSRTPSTSDMGEEGRVASGAAPGLETSESLSDSLYDSLSSCGSQG; this is encoded by the exons ATGTCAGAGGCCATGGACCAACCAACTGGAGGTCCTGGACACCCAAGGCCAGGAGCTGGCGATGATGGCAGCATGGAGCCCAGCACCTGCCAGGAGCTTCTCCATCGACTCCGGGAACTGGAG GCAGAGAACTCAGCACTTGCCCAGGCCAATGAGAACCAGCGAGAGACTTACGAGCGCTGTCTGGATGAG GTTGCCAACCATGTGGTACAGGCACTGCTGAACCAGAAG GACCTGCGGGAGGAGTGCATCAAATTGAAGAAGAGGGTGTTTGACCTGGAACGGCAGAACCAGATGTTGAGTGCCCTGTTTCAGCAGAAGCTCCAGCTCACGACGGGCTCCCTCCCCGAG ATCCCACTCACCCCGCTCCAGCCACCATCAGAGCCACCAGCCTCCCCCTCCCTGAATGCTGCTGAAGGACCAGCCACCTCGCTGCCTCTGGGACACTGTGCTGGACAGAGAGAG GTGTGTTGGGAGCAACAGCTGCGGCCAGGAGGCCCAGGCCCcccacctgccccacccccagcgCTGGATGCTCTGTCACCGTTTCTTCGCAAGAAAGCCCAGATTTTGGAGGTGCTGCGAGCCCTGGAAGAGACGGATCCTTTGCTTCTGTGCTCACCTGCCACTCCTTGGCGGCCCCCAGGGCAGGGTCCCAGCTCCCCAGAGCCCATCAATGGCGAGCTGTGTGGCCCACCCCAGCCTGAGCCCTCATCCTGGCCCCCCTACTTGCTACTTGGCCCTGGTAATCTAGGAGGCCTACTGCACTGGGAGCGCCTCTTGGGAGGcccagaggaggaagaaggtgcTAGGCAGCCCTGGGGTCCTAGTAgggcccctccaccagcccagggCCCTAACTCTGGTCCACACTGTGCCCCAGGcagcagctcctcctcctcttctgacGAGGCAGGTGATCCCAATGAGGCGCCCAGCCCTGATACCCTTCTGGGTGCCCTGGCCCACAAACAGCTGAACCTGGGCCAACTTCTTGAAGACACAGAGACTTACCTACAGGCCTTTCTGGCCGGGGCTGCAGGCACACTCAATGGAGACCACCCAGGTCCTGGGCAGTCAACCTCCCCAGACCAGAGGCCCCCACAACTGTCCAAGTTCAAAGGCCTCCCGAAGTCAGCTTGGGGTGGGGGCACCCCAGAGACCAACAGGCTGGGCTTTGGTGCTACCTCAGAGGGCCAGGGGCCCCTCCCCTTCCTCAGCATGTTTGTGGGTTCAGGGGATGCCCCACTGGGCTCACGTCCTGGCCACCTCCACTCCTCATCTCAGGTGAAAAGCAAGCTCCAAATTGGGCCCCCTTCTCCTGGGGAAGCCCAGGGATCCCTTCTGCCCTCTCCAGCCCGAGGTCTCAAATTCCTTAAGCTGCCTCCAGCCTCAGAGAAGATCCCCAGCCCAGGAGGCCCCCAGCTTAGCCCGCAGCTCTCCAGGAATTCCCGAATCCCCTGTCGCAATAGTGGATCAGATGGCAGCCCTTCCCCACTGCTGGCACGCAGGGGTCTGGGTGGAGGAGAGCTGTCCCCTGACGGGGCACAGGGCCTGCCCAACAGCCCATCACCATGCTCCATGATCCCGGACTCTGCACAGCTCAGACCCCCCCAGTCAGCCTTGTCCACCACACTGTCCCCAGGATCAGTGGTGTCTCCCTGCTATGAGAATATCCTGGACCTCTCCCGGAGCACCTTTAGGGGACCTTCCCCAGAACCACCTTCATCCTCACTGCAGGTGCCCACCTACTCAGAGCTGACTTTGGAGGTACCACAGGCCTCAGAGGTCCTCAGAAGCCCTGGAGTCCTCCCCAGCCCTTGCCTCCCAGAATCCTGCTCCTATGGGAGCCCCCAGGAGAAGAGTCTGGACAAGACAGGCTCTGAGTCACCCCACCCTGGCCGCAGGACCCCAGGTAGCTCATCCAAGAAGCCTAGCCAGGGGTCAGGACGGCGACCTGGGGATCCTGGCTATATACCTCTGCGGGACAGACTAGCAGCCCTGGGGAAACTGAAGACAGGCCCCGAGGGGCCTCTGGGTCCAGAGAAGAATGGGGTGCCAGCCAAGCCTAGCACTGAGAAGTCCCGGGGACCAGGGAGGTCAGGGGAGAGTACTGGAGACATGGTTCCCCCCACGACCAGACCCCTTGAGCAGCCAGAAGCTAAGGGGGTCCTGCGGGGAGCAGTGGCCTTAGGTACAAGCAGCCTGAAGCAGCAAGAATCTGGACTTGGGGATCCTGGGGCCCGAGTCTACTCCTCCCACTCCATGGGGGCCCGGGTGGACCTGGAGCCTGTCTCACCAAGGAGCTGCCTCACCAAAGTGGAGCTGGCCAAGAGCCGGCTGGCAGGGGCCTTGTGCCCCCAGGTGCCCCGAATCCCTGCAAAAGTGCCAACCTCAGCCCCCAGCCTGGGCAAGCCCAGCAAGAGCCCTCACAGCAGCCCTACAAAGCTACCCTCCAAGTCACCCACCAAGGTGGTGCCCCGACCTGGGGGCCCCCAAGTCACCAAGGAGTCCCCCAAGCTTGATAAGGGGAAGGGCCAACCTTGGGCAGACTGTGACAGCTCCACAGGCCAGCCCACATCCCCAGTACCTGGCTCAGCTGACCCAAGCCAGGGACCTGAGGGGCCGGCCCCTCACTCAGCCATCGAAGAGAAGGTGATGAAGGGCATTGAGGAAAATGTTTTGCGGCTCCAGGGCCAGGAACGGGCACCAGGCTCTGAGGCCAAGCACCGCAATACCAGCAGCATCGCCAGCTGGTTTGGCCTTAAAAAGAGCAAGCTGCCAGCGCTAAACCGTCGCACAGAGGCCACCAAGAGTAAGGAAGGGGCCAGCGGGGGCTCCCCACACCGGAAGGAGGTCAAGATGGAAGCCCGGAAGTTGGAGGCTGAGAGCCTCAACATCTCCAAGCTTATGGCTAAGGCGGAAGACCTGCGCCGAGCGCTGGAGGAGGAAAAAGCCTATCTGAGCAGCAGAGCTCGCTCACGGCCGGGGGCCCCAGCCACAGGGGCCAGCCCAAGTCTGGGGCAGGTGCAAGGCCAGTTGGCTGGCATGTACCAGGGTGCGGACACCTTTATGCAACAGCTGCTTAACAG GGTGGATGGCAAGGAGCTGCCGCCCAAGAGCTGGCGAGAGCCCAAGCCTGAGTATGGGGATTTCCAGCCAGTGTCCACTGACCCCAAGAGCCCCTGGCCTGCCTGTGGGCCCAGGAATGGCCTGGTGGGCCCACTTCAGGGTTGCGGAAAACCTCCCAGAATG CCTAGCAGCGAGCCAGGCGGACGAGAAGAGATGCCTTCGGAGGACAGTCTGGCAGAGCCAGTGCCCACCGCACACTTCACAG CCTGCAGCTCCTTGACTCGAACCTTGGACAGTGGCATTGGAACCTTCCCGCCCCCAGATCATGGCAGCAGTGGGACCCCCAGCAAGAATCTTCCCAAGACCAAGCCACCACGGCTGGAGCCCCCACCAGGGGTGCCCCCAACTCGGCCCCCAGCCCTTACCAAAGTCCCTCGCCGTGCACACACACTGGAGCGGGAGGTGCCAGGCATAGAGGAGCTGCTGGTGAGTGGGCGGCACCCCAGCATGCCAGCCTTTCCCGCGCTGCTCGCCACTACTCCAGGCCACCGAGGCCATCAGACCTGTCCTGATG ATCCCTGTGAACACCCAGGCCCTGCTCCTCCTGTCCAGCTGGCTAAAAACTGGACCTTCCCCAACACCAGGGCAGCCAGCAGCTCCACTGACTCCTTCTTATGCCCACCCCGGCAGCTGGAGGGGCTGCCCAGGAACCCCATG GCACTGCCCGTGGACCGAAAGCGGAGTCTGGAGCCCAGCCACCCATCCTCTATGCCCCAGGGCCCAGCATTTGGGGGCAGTCGCACCCCCAGCACATCGGATATGGGCGAGGAAGGCAGAGTGGCCAGTGGGGCTGCTCCAGGGCTGGAGACCTCGGAGTCCCTCAGTGACTCACTCTATGACTCATTGTCCTCCTGTGGGAGTCAGGGCTGA